Proteins encoded in a region of the Armatimonadota bacterium genome:
- a CDS encoding type I restriction enzyme HsdR N-terminal domain-containing protein: MAKYVDTAKQRISDGLKKYTKIIEQAKNRGVNEADTRDIVKAVLGDVLGYDPFFEVTGEYSVKGQYADFGVKLGDEIRFFVEVKSVGTKLEEKQMFQIIGYAANQGHDWGLLTNGDEWQVYRLFTGADRGTERVFSVRLTDAETPLKDKVETLFLVSKEGFRANALQDHWSRAQVLNPLKVAEKLCEEKVLLAIRTELQRGIGFTLSVDAVCAVLLNQVIRGDIADKIKSGANATTKKPPAKQEPVK; the protein is encoded by the coding sequence ATGGCCAAGTATGTGGACACAGCCAAGCAACGCATTAGCGACGGGCTGAAGAAGTACACGAAGATCATTGAGCAGGCCAAAAACCGGGGCGTCAATGAAGCGGATACACGGGACATCGTCAAGGCCGTCCTGGGCGACGTCCTAGGTTATGATCCATTCTTCGAAGTGACGGGCGAGTACAGCGTCAAAGGGCAGTACGCCGACTTTGGAGTAAAGCTCGGCGATGAGATCCGCTTCTTTGTCGAAGTCAAGTCTGTCGGAACAAAGCTTGAGGAAAAGCAGATGTTCCAGATCATTGGCTACGCCGCCAACCAAGGCCACGACTGGGGGCTACTGACCAATGGAGACGAGTGGCAAGTCTACCGGCTCTTCACGGGAGCAGACCGAGGCACAGAACGGGTCTTCAGCGTTCGGTTAACGGACGCCGAAACGCCGTTGAAGGACAAAGTCGAAACCTTGTTCCTGGTATCGAAGGAAGGCTTTCGCGCCAATGCGCTCCAAGACCATTGGTCGCGCGCGCAAGTGCTCAATCCGTTAAAGGTCGCTGAAAAGCTCTGTGAAGAAAAGGTGCTCTTGGCCATTCGCACTGAGCTACAACGCGGAATCGGCTTCACTCTTTCGGTCGACGCAGTGTGCGCCGTACTGTTGAATCAAGTCATCCGAGGTGATATTGCGGACAAGATCAAGTCAGGCGCGAACGCGACAACGAAAAAGCCTCCTGCGAAACAGGAGCCAGTCAAGTGA
- a CDS encoding 2-oxoisovalerate dehydrogenase gives MSVTTTPMTKLDYLRLMMMSREGDRREAILLRQSKGWFHVGGTGHETLGALALHLREDDWLYPYYRDRSIMLARGMTNYSLALAYFAKRESSSGGRQMPGHYSSRKLNVMSVCTPTGGGLIPAAGTAWGMKLQGTDGVVVATIGDAAARQGEFYEAWAFAVQEKLPLILVIEDNKYGISTPTEKFMPLNLHGVVGEEHLVKVDARHFDNVYDTGAQIIEKARSGEGPTLLWADLDRLSSHTSSDDHRVYRPQAEIDAMMERDPIKLLAEELIASGQLTRERWEEMQEEVMVEIRDDYDRAEQAEDPRSEDLFKDCWGDDVPATKPPIETGQLTMVEAINKTFEKALENDPNVVFFGEDIEDPKGGVFGMTKGLTDKFPKQVHNSPLAEATVIGVGVGLASMGMRPVFELQFIDFICPAWNQIVTNLSTTRWRSFGDWKTPMVVYAPYGAYFGGGSLWHSQANEGWLAHVPGLKIAIPSTPQDAAGLFWSAIHSDDPCFVLIPKHIFRVRMDVTAVEPVPFGKARTVREGSDVTVVGWGNTVHLAEEVADKLAGEVSVEVIDLRTIVPCDYEAVARSVEKTGRLVVVQEDTRTCGFGQALIAEITGKPEWFAHFLSAPQLCSRPDVHIGFHPAYEFAALVSVDAVVKAVRTTME, from the coding sequence ATGTCGGTGACCACTACCCCCATGACCAAGCTCGATTACCTTCGCCTCATGATGATGAGCCGCGAAGGGGACAGGCGCGAAGCCATCCTCCTTCGCCAGAGCAAAGGCTGGTTCCATGTCGGCGGTACCGGGCACGAGACCCTCGGCGCACTCGCCCTCCATCTTCGCGAAGACGACTGGCTCTATCCGTACTACCGCGACCGCTCGATCATGCTCGCGCGCGGGATGACGAACTACTCTCTCGCCCTCGCTTACTTCGCCAAGCGCGAGTCGAGCAGCGGCGGACGCCAGATGCCGGGCCACTACAGCAGCCGGAAGCTCAACGTCATGAGCGTGTGCACCCCGACGGGCGGCGGCCTCATTCCGGCCGCGGGCACGGCCTGGGGCATGAAGCTGCAGGGCACGGACGGGGTCGTGGTCGCCACCATCGGGGACGCCGCCGCCCGCCAAGGCGAGTTCTACGAAGCGTGGGCGTTCGCGGTGCAGGAGAAACTGCCGCTCATCCTCGTCATCGAGGACAACAAGTACGGCATCTCCACCCCCACCGAGAAGTTCATGCCGCTCAACCTTCACGGCGTCGTCGGAGAGGAGCACCTCGTCAAAGTCGACGCGCGGCACTTCGACAACGTTTACGACACGGGCGCGCAGATCATTGAAAAAGCGCGCAGCGGCGAAGGCCCGACCTTGCTGTGGGCCGACCTCGACAGGCTGTCCTCCCACACGAGCTCCGACGACCACCGCGTCTATCGCCCGCAAGCCGAAATCGACGCGATGATGGAGCGCGATCCGATCAAGCTTTTGGCCGAAGAGTTGATCGCATCCGGCCAGCTCACCCGCGAGCGGTGGGAAGAGATGCAGGAGGAGGTCATGGTCGAGATCCGTGACGACTACGACCGGGCCGAGCAGGCCGAAGACCCGCGCAGCGAAGACCTCTTCAAAGACTGCTGGGGCGACGACGTCCCTGCGACCAAACCTCCCATCGAAACCGGCCAACTCACAATGGTCGAGGCCATTAACAAAACGTTCGAGAAGGCGCTCGAGAACGACCCGAACGTCGTCTTCTTCGGCGAGGACATCGAAGACCCCAAAGGCGGCGTCTTCGGTATGACCAAGGGCCTCACCGACAAGTTCCCCAAGCAGGTCCACAACTCTCCGCTCGCCGAGGCCACCGTCATCGGCGTCGGCGTCGGGCTCGCGTCGATGGGCATGCGCCCCGTCTTCGAGCTCCAGTTCATCGACTTCATCTGCCCGGCGTGGAACCAGATCGTCACCAACCTCTCCACCACCCGGTGGCGCAGCTTCGGCGACTGGAAGACCCCGATGGTCGTCTACGCCCCCTACGGCGCCTACTTCGGCGGCGGGTCGCTCTGGCACAGCCAGGCGAACGAGGGCTGGCTCGCCCACGTGCCGGGCCTAAAGATCGCGATCCCCTCCACCCCGCAGGACGCGGCCGGCCTCTTCTGGTCGGCGATCCATTCGGACGACCCTTGCTTCGTCCTGATCCCGAAACACATCTTCCGCGTGCGCATGGACGTGACCGCGGTCGAGCCCGTGCCGTTCGGTAAAGCGCGTACGGTCCGGGAAGGGTCGGACGTCACCGTCGTGGGGTGGGGCAATACGGTCCACCTCGCTGAAGAGGTGGCGGACAAGCTCGCGGGCGAGGTCAGTGTGGAGGTCATCGACCTGCGCACGATCGTCCCCTGCGACTACGAGGCCGTGGCCCGGTCGGTCGAAAAGACGGGCCGCCTCGTGGTCGTGCAAGAGGACACCCGCACGTGCGGCTTCGGCCAGGCGCTGATCGCGGAGATCACGGGCAAGCCCGAGTGGTTCGCCCACTTCCTCTCCGCGCCGCAGCTCTGCAGCCGCCCGGACGTGCACATCGGCTTCCACCCGGCGTACGAGTTCGCCGCCCTCGTGTCGGTGGACGCCGTGGTGAAGGCCGTCCGCACGACGATGGAGTAA